From the Bacteroidota bacterium genome, one window contains:
- a CDS encoding GNAT family N-acetyltransferase: MSTPVPNIRLRALTLDDAQITWQWRNQPEIRNDFSGHPFPVNYEQEKEWVQKVLNSNMPMTVFGVEVISGTKLVGMTFLKNINQIHRQAEFAILMDKAQSGKGYGKEACMETLRFAFQDLGLHRVYLKVRKDNEAAIKVYTHCGFTQEGVLRDDMYKQGEFRDVLVMSVLSYEFLIK, translated from the coding sequence ATGTCAACACCTGTTCCAAATATTCGATTGAGAGCACTCACTCTGGATGATGCCCAAATCACCTGGCAATGGCGTAACCAGCCCGAGATCAGGAATGATTTCTCAGGCCATCCTTTCCCTGTTAATTATGAGCAGGAAAAGGAATGGGTTCAAAAAGTGCTGAATTCAAATATGCCGATGACCGTTTTCGGTGTGGAGGTAATTTCCGGAACCAAACTTGTTGGGATGACATTTCTGAAAAATATCAATCAGATTCATCGTCAGGCGGAATTTGCTATTCTCATGGACAAAGCTCAGAGCGGTAAGGGATACGGCAAAGAAGCCTGTATGGAAACACTTCGTTTTGCCTTTCAGGATTTGGGTTTGCATCGTGTTTATCTTAAAGTAAGAAAAGACAATGAAGCGGCCATTAAAGTATATACGCATTGCGGATTTACTCAGGAAGGTGTCCTCAGAGATGATATGTATAAACAAGGCGAGTTCAGGGATGTTTTGGTCATGTCTGTGTTGTCCTATGAATTTTTAATAAAATGA
- a CDS encoding GNAT family N-acetyltransferase: MHSIADKLMVFDSSQKSSWDENFSALPEELKDIHYTFDYIFLYEKNGDGSIRLFVYRESDAIFYYPFLIRPIKNTVVQSGYQDIENVYGYTGPLWSSQEPGFKKRSSEAFHVWCHEQKVVCEFLRFHPLLHNAEMAMSEADIALVPLRDYVYVELQNTTEKIFEAYTSQNRNKIRKAWKSGVTTVQDEQLDHFDDFVRIYTENMNALRAAKMYYFSPAFFDQLKRIVKENGALILAKAGAEILGASVFLGGGRNAHYFLSSATEAGKKNAVSNLMLHSGILWARSQGMKKMHLGGGLTADENDPLLVFKKNFSSLTEKFYIGKRIFDKATYDTLIHDWDQRFADQSSKYKSILQRYRWEKEDLL; encoded by the coding sequence ATGCATTCCATTGCGGATAAATTAATGGTATTCGATTCTTCCCAAAAATCATCCTGGGATGAAAACTTCAGTGCCTTGCCGGAGGAGCTGAAGGATATTCATTACACATTCGATTATATTTTCCTTTACGAGAAAAATGGAGATGGATCAATCCGTTTGTTTGTCTATCGTGAGTCTGATGCGATTTTCTATTATCCTTTTTTGATTCGTCCGATAAAAAACACGGTAGTACAAAGCGGTTATCAGGATATTGAAAATGTTTATGGTTACACCGGACCACTATGGAGTTCACAGGAACCCGGATTCAAAAAACGTTCATCAGAAGCCTTTCATGTATGGTGTCATGAACAAAAGGTGGTTTGTGAATTTCTTCGTTTTCATCCTTTGCTGCACAACGCGGAAATGGCCATGAGCGAAGCGGATATTGCTCTCGTTCCATTGAGGGATTATGTGTATGTGGAACTGCAAAACACAACAGAAAAAATATTTGAAGCGTATACCAGTCAAAACCGAAATAAAATCCGGAAAGCATGGAAGTCGGGTGTGACAACTGTTCAGGATGAACAGCTGGATCATTTTGATGATTTCGTCCGCATTTACACTGAAAACATGAATGCCTTGAGAGCTGCAAAAATGTATTATTTCTCTCCCGCATTTTTTGATCAGCTAAAAAGAATCGTGAAGGAAAATGGAGCACTTATCCTTGCAAAAGCAGGTGCGGAAATTCTTGGTGCTTCCGTTTTTCTGGGCGGAGGAAGAAACGCACATTACTTTCTTTCATCCGCGACAGAAGCCGGAAAGAAAAACGCGGTAAGCAATCTCATGCTGCACTCGGGTATTCTTTGGGCAAGAAGTCAGGGAATGAAAAAGATGCATTTGGGAGGCGGACTGACTGCGGATGAAAATGATCCATTGCTGGTATTCAAAAAAAATTTCTCTTCACTTACAGAGAAATTTTATATCGGGAAGCGTATCTTTGATAAAGCAACCTATGACACTTTGATTCACGATTGGGATCAGCGATTCGCGGATCAATCATCAAAATACAAATCAATTCTTCAGCGTTATCGCTGGGAGAAAGAAGACCTGCTTTAA
- a CDS encoding DegT/DnrJ/EryC1/StrS aminotransferase family protein yields the protein MLPIYQPYLPKECLKYAHDALDSTWISSQGVYIDKAKEKLKEIVGSKYVIMVNNGTCATHMLALGLKFKYPHIRKIIVPNNVYVAAWNSFLFSGGFDFITVDADEHTWNVDHNKIPVPDEETAFLVVHNLGNIVNVPALKKKFPKMLIVEDNCEGLFGKHENHYSGTQSLISSVSFFGNKTITSGEGGAVFTQDEELFEYLNSVRGQGQSSVRYIHDKLGYNYRMTNIQAALLYGQLEILPEIRERKRAVFDLYTQELKDVEGIRFQQTEPNTEHAQWMYALRFEKFNQQKKRDLELFLFENNIETRPMFYPINQHAHLRQYTKGNEVAELLNHQCLILPSFPELTRSQILTVARKIKDFMRTQSR from the coding sequence ATGCTGCCCATCTACCAACCTTATCTGCCGAAAGAATGCCTGAAATATGCACACGATGCATTGGATTCTACCTGGATTTCTTCACAGGGTGTTTACATCGATAAAGCCAAAGAAAAGCTAAAGGAAATTGTCGGTAGCAAATATGTAATCATGGTCAACAATGGCACATGTGCTACACACATGCTTGCCCTTGGACTCAAATTCAAATATCCCCACATCAGGAAAATTATTGTCCCGAACAATGTCTATGTTGCCGCATGGAACAGCTTTTTATTTTCCGGTGGTTTTGATTTTATAACCGTTGACGCGGATGAACACACCTGGAATGTAGACCACAATAAAATTCCGGTTCCAGATGAGGAGACAGCTTTTCTTGTAGTTCATAATCTGGGTAACATTGTAAATGTTCCGGCACTGAAGAAGAAGTTTCCAAAAATGCTCATCGTGGAAGATAATTGCGAAGGCTTGTTTGGTAAACATGAAAATCATTATTCAGGAACACAGTCTCTCATTTCTTCCGTTTCATTTTTTGGTAACAAAACAATTACCAGCGGAGAAGGCGGAGCCGTATTTACACAAGATGAAGAGTTGTTCGAATACCTGAATTCAGTTCGTGGCCAGGGTCAGTCGAGCGTTCGTTATATTCATGACAAACTGGGTTACAATTACCGGATGACCAATATCCAGGCTGCTTTACTCTACGGTCAGCTTGAAATACTGCCTGAAATCCGTGAGAGAAAGCGTGCAGTATTTGATCTGTACACGCAGGAGCTGAAAGATGTAGAAGGGATCCGTTTTCAACAGACAGAACCAAATACAGAGCATGCACAGTGGATGTACGCCCTGCGTTTTGAAAAATTTAACCAGCAGAAAAAGCGTGACCTCGAATTGTTTCTTTTTGAAAACAATATTGAAACGCGCCCGATGTTTTATCCGATCAATCAGCATGCTCACCTTCGTCAGTATACGAAAGGGAACGAAGTTGCTGAGCTTCTCAATCATCAATGCCTGATTTTACCGAGCTTCCCGGAACTGACACGTAGTCAGATTCTCACAGTTGCCAGGAAAATCAAAGACTTCATGCGTACTCAGTCCCGATGA
- a CDS encoding oligosaccharide flippase family protein codes for MRFLKKRLDKESKTLFKNSTWVFFSNFFSTALAFLRSVVIARGLGAEIYGTYAIVVAFVALIQEFLNPNIGTALIKFGAVYQDEKRVDKLMAMVKSSLVTSIIMAGASVVLIAALSLISYSTFFEKPGLHWFIIAYAIAAAITYVNSISRGLLRLYYKFKLSSIIQMIMDVVETGMIAVAVFLYPRDLNIFFVAVILTRFLNGFICNALAFWELRRELMPHRNASSLLVKDEKKKFSKFVIGNSIGNSLKTVISQGDVLLLGALSNPEQVGFYSVAKKVAFSVFTLSDPLVQSIYPQLSKLLAERRYPEIRRMLLKITSLAMIPSLIFLILAFFFNEWIIVTVYGIEYRAAAQPFYYFLIGSVLGASTFWVLPLVQSLGLVKMRVKVYVFTILVGSLSAWFLVPQMHAAGMSLALLFTNVLNLFIFTYEAIKKMKKDEEIHLKNSVSASI; via the coding sequence ATGAGGTTCCTGAAAAAAAGACTTGACAAGGAAAGCAAAACGCTTTTTAAAAACAGCACCTGGGTTTTTTTTTCAAACTTCTTTAGTACCGCACTGGCCTTTCTTCGGTCTGTTGTCATTGCGCGTGGTTTAGGAGCCGAGATTTACGGAACCTATGCGATTGTTGTCGCCTTTGTTGCCCTCATCCAGGAATTCCTGAATCCCAATATCGGTACAGCCCTGATTAAATTCGGCGCAGTTTATCAGGATGAAAAAAGGGTCGACAAGTTGATGGCCATGGTAAAAAGCAGCCTGGTCACCAGTATCATCATGGCAGGCGCTTCCGTTGTACTCATCGCCGCACTTAGTTTAATTTCTTATTCCACTTTCTTTGAAAAACCGGGTCTTCATTGGTTTATCATCGCCTATGCAATTGCCGCAGCCATTACCTATGTAAATTCCATCTCAAGAGGACTTCTCCGTTTGTATTATAAATTCAAACTCAGTTCCATCATCCAGATGATCATGGACGTGGTGGAAACCGGAATGATAGCAGTCGCGGTGTTCCTTTATCCCCGTGATCTCAATATCTTTTTTGTCGCAGTTATTTTAACACGCTTCCTGAATGGATTCATTTGTAACGCGCTTGCATTTTGGGAACTGAGAAGAGAATTGATGCCTCATCGCAACGCCAGTAGTTTGTTGGTGAAAGATGAAAAGAAAAAGTTCTCCAAATTTGTTATTGGAAATTCCATAGGGAATTCACTTAAAACTGTAATCTCTCAGGGCGATGTACTTTTACTCGGAGCCTTGTCGAATCCTGAACAGGTCGGTTTTTATTCTGTCGCTAAAAAAGTCGCATTCTCTGTATTCACATTATCGGACCCTTTGGTCCAGTCAATTTATCCGCAATTGAGTAAACTACTCGCGGAAAGACGTTATCCGGAAATCCGAAGAATGCTTCTTAAGATTACCTCTTTGGCGATGATTCCATCACTGATTTTTCTGATCCTCGCTTTTTTCTTCAACGAATGGATCATCGTTACAGTCTATGGCATCGAATACCGCGCAGCGGCTCAGCCATTCTATTATTTCCTGATTGGCTCTGTACTGGGTGCAAGTACTTTCTGGGTATTGCCGCTTGTGCAAAGTCTTGGTCTGGTGAAAATGAGAGTGAAAGTTTACGTGTTTACCATTTTGGTTGGGTCATTGTCAGCATGGTTCCTTGTACCTCAAATGCATGCCGCGGGGATGTCACTGGCACTTCTTTTTACCAACGTTCTGAATCTCTTCATCTTCACCTATGAGGCTATAAAAAAGATGAAAAAAGACGAGGAAATCCATTTGAAAAACTCCGTTTCAGCCTCAATTTAG
- a CDS encoding polysaccharide biosynthesis tyrosine autokinase, whose product MNQTVTTPQEPIEPDDQGLNLMHFFFNYVVRFWYLYLISMVLALLFAYYYSWYVTPVYSANGLVMVKQPKSTTDAADILKQLDDFTTDRNIQNEIEVLKSRSLVSKTVNDLNFGVTYFLKGNLKTSELYNNCPFRFKYDTLRFFAYTIPVKIHIISDSKYELAFFNPREGKEIKETHLFGEKVINQLGAYSLDKKDFFNNAAYKNPDYDKRNFIIRFNTEDGLIDRYQKAIDISIANKQSSILRLTLEDPVPEKAVDFINKLVEVWLRSNIEEKNELARNSLVFIDEQLALISKDLDEVEGEYERFRSEKGITDVTAEAASFLDAAKNYDAKISELDLKLSFISYLENYVREEKNLRGMSPASIGIDDALLLKLVTQLNDLQGQRDMLSGSATPDNPRMVELNLAIQNTKGDLLENIKSIRAGLKASQTEATAQLSRVEAKIKLLPGSQRVMVNIDRQRTVKASLYTYLMQKRAETAIILASTISDNKLVDRGHASSRPIRPVKSEVFAIAILIGLVLPAGFTYFRDALNDKIRDRLTLERSTNIPLLGIVGLSNAEAELAVYNNPKGYIAEAFRSIRTNLQYFQPDPKKVTTVLVTSSVSAEGKSYCALNLAGIIALSGKRTVLLGLDLRKPKSPERFDLKSEMGVSNYLIGAATLEDIVQVSDVKNLDFVLSGPKPPNPSELLLSDKMDDLINFLKERYEYIIIDSPPIGLITDAMMLSKYATSTVYVVRQNVTRKHHLDIINKMYRDGRIRNLSIILNAVKAGSLPYGYGYGYGYGYGYGYGYGNGYGYYEEDETGNKKKFFGRKKKSQVKSETSDKPDKPEKQGKPGKPGKPA is encoded by the coding sequence ATGAATCAAACTGTAACCACACCACAGGAACCAATCGAACCGGATGATCAGGGGCTAAACCTGATGCATTTCTTTTTCAATTATGTGGTAAGATTCTGGTATCTCTACCTGATCAGTATGGTGCTTGCCTTACTGTTTGCTTATTATTACAGTTGGTATGTAACTCCTGTTTATAGCGCGAATGGATTGGTGATGGTCAAGCAGCCCAAAAGCACTACCGACGCGGCAGACATCCTCAAACAGTTGGATGATTTTACCACCGACAGAAATATTCAGAATGAAATTGAAGTACTGAAATCCCGTTCACTGGTTTCTAAAACAGTTAATGATCTGAATTTTGGAGTGACATATTTCCTCAAAGGAAATTTGAAAACCAGTGAATTGTATAACAATTGCCCTTTCCGGTTCAAATACGATACCCTGAGGTTTTTCGCATATACAATTCCGGTGAAAATCCATATCATTAGCGATTCTAAATATGAACTTGCTTTTTTTAACCCGCGTGAAGGAAAAGAGATCAAAGAAACCCATTTGTTCGGGGAGAAAGTAATCAATCAGTTAGGTGCTTATTCTCTTGATAAAAAAGACTTTTTCAATAACGCGGCCTATAAAAATCCGGATTACGATAAACGGAATTTTATCATTCGTTTCAATACAGAAGATGGTCTGATTGATCGCTATCAAAAAGCAATTGATATTTCAATTGCCAATAAGCAATCTTCAATTCTCCGTCTTACCCTTGAAGATCCTGTGCCCGAAAAGGCGGTCGATTTTATCAATAAACTGGTTGAAGTTTGGTTGCGCAGCAACATCGAAGAAAAAAATGAACTGGCAAGAAATTCCCTGGTATTTATCGATGAACAGCTCGCGCTGATTTCAAAAGATCTTGACGAAGTAGAAGGCGAATACGAACGTTTCCGTTCCGAAAAAGGAATTACCGATGTTACCGCGGAAGCGGCTTCCTTTCTTGATGCGGCGAAAAATTATGACGCGAAAATTTCAGAACTGGACCTGAAACTGAGTTTCATTTCCTATCTGGAAAATTACGTTCGCGAAGAAAAGAATCTTAGAGGAATGTCTCCGGCAAGTATTGGTATTGATGATGCCTTACTGTTGAAACTCGTCACACAATTGAACGATTTGCAGGGACAAAGAGACATGCTGTCGGGTTCAGCGACACCCGACAACCCGCGAATGGTGGAACTGAATCTTGCGATCCAGAACACAAAAGGCGATCTGCTTGAAAATATTAAAAGTATACGTGCCGGTCTCAAAGCTTCACAAACAGAAGCTACTGCTCAGTTAAGCAGGGTAGAAGCGAAGATTAAATTGCTCCCCGGGTCACAGCGTGTCATGGTAAATATCGACAGGCAAAGAACAGTGAAAGCCAGCCTGTACACTTACCTTATGCAAAAAAGAGCGGAGACTGCAATTATCCTCGCCTCAACCATTTCAGATAATAAACTTGTCGACAGAGGACATGCCAGTTCAAGACCGATTCGCCCCGTGAAAAGTGAAGTTTTCGCGATCGCAATTCTCATTGGATTGGTTCTTCCTGCGGGCTTTACTTATTTCAGGGATGCATTGAATGATAAAATCCGTGACCGACTTACACTTGAACGTTCTACAAATATTCCTTTATTGGGTATTGTGGGATTGAGTAACGCTGAAGCGGAACTTGCAGTGTATAATAACCCCAAGGGTTATATAGCAGAAGCATTCCGTTCTATCCGAACCAATTTGCAATACTTTCAGCCGGATCCGAAAAAAGTAACAACTGTTCTCGTTACTTCTTCCGTTAGTGCTGAAGGAAAAAGTTACTGCGCGCTCAATCTCGCCGGGATTATCGCGCTCTCAGGAAAACGTACTGTGCTGTTGGGGCTTGACTTGCGCAAACCAAAATCACCTGAGCGCTTTGATCTGAAAAGTGAAATGGGTGTAAGTAACTACCTGATTGGTGCAGCAACACTGGAAGATATTGTCCAGGTCTCTGATGTTAAAAATCTTGACTTCGTCCTTTCCGGACCGAAGCCACCAAATCCATCCGAGTTGCTCCTCAGTGACAAAATGGATGACCTTATTAATTTTCTCAAAGAGCGTTACGAATACATCATCATTGACTCACCGCCGATCGGTCTGATCACGGATGCAATGATGCTTTCGAAGTACGCTACTTCAACCGTCTACGTAGTCAGACAAAATGTTACCCGTAAGCATCACCTGGATATCATTAATAAGATGTACAGAGATGGTCGAATCCGTAATCTGAGTATTATTCTGAACGCTGTTAAAGCCGGAAGTTTACCTTATGGTTATGGCTATGGTTACGGCTATGGTTACGGTTATGGCTACGGCTATGGTAATGGCTATGGTTACTACGAAGAGGATGAAACCGGTAACAAAAAGAAGTTCTTTGGTCGTAAAAAGAAAAGCCAGGTTAAATCTGAAACTTCTGATAAACCAGACAAACCTGAAAAACAGGGTAAGCCAGGTAAGCCAGGAAAACCCGCTTGA
- a CDS encoding polysaccharide biosynthesis/export family protein codes for MKTIRHFITVLSIGLMFSCIPQKRMVYFQNINHQDTIATFQDTGYMAVIQPNDILTIYVASISLEASKYFNYIEKPDDANSMANGYLVDTKGNIQLPLVGDVKVSGLTSAGARDTIISKLVKYLINPSVKLNIRNFRITVMGEVLHPGVFTVPNEKVTLPEAIALAGDLTVFSVRENIMVIREKDGKKEFGIVDLTNRELFNSPYYNLHCNDIVYVEPTKQKKFLAQNYYRVLPVVFGGIVSLIAVYSIFK; via the coding sequence TTGAAGACAATCAGACATTTCATTACGGTACTGTCCATCGGACTTATGTTTTCATGCATACCGCAAAAACGGATGGTGTATTTTCAAAACATAAATCATCAGGATACCATTGCTACATTCCAGGACACGGGTTATATGGCCGTGATTCAACCGAACGACATCCTGACTATATATGTAGCCAGTATTAGTCTGGAGGCAAGTAAATATTTTAATTATATCGAAAAACCGGATGATGCCAATTCCATGGCAAACGGTTACCTGGTCGACACAAAAGGAAATATCCAATTACCATTGGTAGGAGATGTGAAAGTTTCAGGACTTACTTCAGCCGGAGCAAGAGATACAATCATCAGCAAATTGGTGAAATACCTGATCAACCCATCAGTAAAATTGAATATCCGGAATTTCAGAATAACAGTAATGGGCGAAGTACTTCATCCCGGAGTTTTTACAGTCCCGAATGAAAAAGTTACGTTGCCGGAAGCTATTGCATTGGCAGGGGATCTTACAGTGTTTAGTGTACGTGAAAACATAATGGTGATCCGTGAAAAGGATGGAAAGAAGGAATTTGGAATTGTTGATCTTACCAATCGGGAATTATTCAATTCTCCATATTATAATCTGCATTGCAACGATATTGTGTACGTAGAGCCAACTAAACAAAAGAAGTTTCTCGCACAGAATTATTATCGTGTACTTCCGGTTGTCTTCGGAGGTATTGTTTCCCTTATTGCTGTCTATTCAATTTTCAAATAG